A window of Adhaeribacter arboris genomic DNA:
GAAGCTCAGCCAGATAAATACCAGTAAGAAAGAGTGAACAAGAAGTTTTTTCATGGTTTTAGATAAATAAATAGTTTAAAATAAATAGTTTACCTGAGCGCTTACCGCTTGCTGATAGGCCCGGATGGAACGAGGTTGGGAATAATGCTGCCAATTGAAATCATAAGCCAGACCTACTTGCCAGTGGTAATTTAACCTAAACTGATAAGCAGCATCCAGGTTAATGCGTTGGTATTGCGGCACAAAAGTCAGATGACTACCTTCGGCAAAAAAAGCGCGAAAATCACCTTTTTCCGGATCTGAAATACTGTTACTATAAGGCATCCGGGAAACTAAAGCCAAAATTGGAAGAGAAGCCCCAATTCTAAATTTCTGGTTAGGGAAAAAAGATTTTTCGTATTGCAGGACGGCGTTTAAAGCCAGGGAATTCATACCCCAGGTACTCCAAAAACCAATATTATCTGAGTAACCAATCCATTCTTGTAAACTGATACCCGCAAAAAGCTGATTATTACCTTTTACCTGTAAGCGTCGCAAATAACCTGCTTCTAACTGGCCCAGGTAAAGAGTAGGAGCGTGTAAAACCGAAACGGTAGTCGTTTCGCCGTAAAAATCAGTGTTGCTTAATATAAATTCGCGGGCACCATGTTCTTTGGGTAAAGCCGTACCCAGACCTGCCTGAAACTTAATATACCTTCTGGATTTTGGCGCCGTATGTTCGTAAGCGAGCGCTATGCCGTTTAAATTGGCATGGTACACCAACGGCGAGGCTTGCTTATCTAAGAATCTAAAAGTACTGCGGGTATAAGCAATCTGCAAAGTGCTTTTCTTCAGGTCCTGCGCCGGGAGGATTCTAGAGCTTACCAGGAGAAGTAAAGCTAGCATTGTTCTGGAATAATAAATTCTTTTCATAGGTTTTATTTAAAAAATTGAGATAATAGGATAGCATGCCAGCTTGGAAACCGGTTTAAAAAAAGTAGATAAGGTTTTAATGAGTGCCAGCTAGATACCTGCTGGCTAGAGAACTTGCTATTTAGCGGCGGAAGAAATCTTTTTTTTCCGGATTATATCGAGCGTAAATTCCAGATCAGCGTCTCGTTTCTGCAAAATATCTTCTATGGTAGGCACCACTTCGTGATCCGGCAAAACGCCCCGGTCCGGGTAAGGATAACCTGCTACGGCCATGTGGTAATCCCATTGCGGCGTAGCAATTTCAATACCCGTATGGGGCAAAACGGTCACTACAAAAAAGCCGCTGGTGTTGCCGTAATAACCGCCGCCGGTTTCGCGGCCCACAAAGGTAGCCCGTTTATTATAATGCGCGATGGCCGCAAACTCCGCAGTAACCGAAAAACTATACCCATCCGTTAAAATATACACGTCGCCTTTAAAGGGACTTTGCTGCGGTTTTTGGGTTTTCAAAGCTTTTTTATAAGGAAATACATACTTCCCATTTTTGTCTTTCCGGATGAACAAACTACGGTAAACAGGAAACATTTTGGGCACCCAGGCAATGTGTTCGCCAAAGCTAAACTTTTTCTTTTGCGCCACGAAAATCTTATCGTAGTACCGGAAAGGTTTATCCGATAAGTAGGAGTAAAGCAACGAACCCCACCGATCCATGCCGCCTTCGTTGCCCCGCACATCAATAATTAAATTTTGAATGTTTTTCGCCTTGAGCTGCCAAAACGTGTCTTTGTAGAATTTTTTAACGTCCATCTGATCTTTATAGACGTTGAAATTATCAATGGTTAAAATGGCCGTTCTGTTTTCTTTGTATTGCAGCCGCATGGGAAGCCGGGGAGCAGGCTGATCTTCTTTTTCTAATTTTTGCAGGGTAGCCAGGTTAATGGCAGGTACGGTTATTTTATTCGTGCTTGAATTATTTTTTTCTTGAAAAGTAATTTCGTAAGCGAACGCAGCGCCCACGTAAGTACCGTAGTAAAAAGGAAAAAACTTGGTC
This region includes:
- a CDS encoding S41 family peptidase: MKKLSLLKRCLLSSLLVFGSYRGMSQPQPATSAAVDVNQQFTPTQLQADLKLMRTILEESHPGMYRYTSKTRFEVLFDSIGKTLNRPMTQQEFYVAATPLIVALKDGHVKYMPHVRPHWQYYYNLDQLFPLDLYFPAGKQAFLVRNNSGSNNIPLGSEIIAINGISVQELVDKLLPTVYFADGNSQAVKYQSLTKFFPFYYGTYVGAAFAYEITFQEKNNSSTNKITVPAINLATLQKLEKEDQPAPRLPMRLQYKENRTAILTIDNFNVYKDQMDVKKFYKDTFWQLKAKNIQNLIIDVRGNEGGMDRWGSLLYSYLSDKPFRYYDKIFVAQKKKFSFGEHIAWVPKMFPVYRSLFIRKDKNGKYVFPYKKALKTQKPQQSPFKGDVYILTDGYSFSVTAEFAAIAHYNKRATFVGRETGGGYYGNTSGFFVVTVLPHTGIEIATPQWDYHMAVAGYPYPDRGVLPDHEVVPTIEDILQKRDADLEFTLDIIRKKKISSAAK